One Ailuropoda melanoleuca isolate Jingjing unplaced genomic scaffold, ASM200744v2 unplaced-scaffold10952, whole genome shotgun sequence genomic region harbors:
- the LOC100475366 gene encoding olfactory receptor 8B3 — translation MALGNASFVTEFILMGLTDLPFLQLPLFCLFLVMYVFTVLGNLCLVTLIGLNSHLHTPMYFFLFNLSFIDLCYSSVFTPKMLAHFTSKKNIISYRGCMTQLYFFCFFGISEAYVLTSMAYDCYVAICNPLLYHVVMSPKVLCSNLMLCSYLMAFLDAMAHTGCMLRLSFCDANTINHYLCDILPLLQLSCTSTYVNELVVFFLVCISVIVPTATIFVSYGFIVSSILRISSTEGRSKAFSTCSSHIVAVSLFFGSGAFMYLQSSSAGSMDEGKISSVFYTNVVPMMNPFIYSLRNRDIKLAVRKTLISSMN, via the exons ATGGCTCTTGGAAATGCTTCCTTTGTGACTGAATTCATTCTGATGGGGCTCACAGACTTACcatttctccagctccctctgttCTGCCTGTTTCTAGTCATGTATGTTTTCACTGTGTTGGGAAATTTATGCTTGGTAACTCTAATTGGGCTGAACtcacacctccacacccccatgtactttttcctcttcaatttgtCCTTCATAGATCTCTGTTATTCTTCTGTGTTTACGCCCAAAATGCTGGCTCACTTCACATCAAAGAAGAACATTATCTCCTACAGGGGATGCATGACCCagctttactttttctgtttttttggtatttctgAAGCTTATGTGCTGACATCAATGGCCTATGAttgctatgtggccatctgtaacccACTTTTGTATCATGTTGTCATGTCCCCTAAAGTGT TGTGTTCCAACCTTATGCTTTGTTCATACTTGATGGCATTTTTGGATGCCATGGCTCACACTGGATGCATGCTGAGACTGTCCTTCTGTGATGCAAACACCATCAACCATTATTTGTGTGacatcctccctctgctccagctctcCTGCACCAGTACTTATGTCAATGAACTGGTGGTTTTCTTTCTGGTGTGCATCAGTGTGATTGTGCCCACTGCGACCATCTTTGTCTCTTATGGTTTCATCGTCTCCAGCATCCTGCGCATCAGCTCCACTGAGGGCAGGTCCAAAGCCTTCAGCACCTGCAGTTCCCACATAgttgctgtttctctcttctttggatCAGGTGCATTTATGTATCTTCAGTCATCTTCTGCTGGGTCTATGGATGAGGGGAAAATCTCTTCTGTCTTTTATACCAATGTGGTTCCCATGATGAACCCTTTCATTTACAGCTTGAGAAACAGAGATATTAAACTTGCTGTGAGAAAAACTCTGATTAGCAGCATGAATTGA
- the LOC100475111 gene encoding olfactory receptor 8B3-like, giving the protein MAPGNGSFVTEFILMGLTDLPYLQLPLFCLFLVMYVVTVLGNLCLVTLIGLNSHLHTPMYFFLFNLSFIDLCYSSVFTPKMLTHFTSKKNMISYRGCMTQLYFFCFFAISEAYVLTSMAYDRYVAVCNPLLYNVVMSPKVCSSLMLASYLVSFLDTAAHTGCMLRLDFCDANTINHYLCDILPLLQLSCTSTYINELVVFIVEGINVIVPTVTIFVSYGFIVSSILRINSAEGRSKAFSTCSSHIVAVSLYFGSGAFMYLKPSSAGSMNEGKISSVFYTNVVPMMNPFIYSLRNKDIKLAVRKTLSKRQF; this is encoded by the coding sequence ATGGCTCCTGGAAATGGTTCTTTTGTAACTGAATTCATTCTGATGGGGCTCACAGACTTACCATATCTCCAGCTCCCTCTGTTCTGCCTGTTTCTAGTCATGTATGTGGTCACTGTGTTGGGAAATTTATGCTTGGTAACTCTAATTGGGCTGAATTCACatctccacacccccatgtactttttcctcttcaatttgtCTTTCATAGATCTCTGTTATTCTTCTGTGTTTACGCCCAAAATGCTGACTCACTTCACATCAAAGAAGAATATGATCTCCTACAGGGGATGCATGACCCagctttactttttctgtttttttgctatttctgAAGCTTATGTGCTGACATCAATGGCCTATGATCGCTATGTGGCTGTTTGTAACCCACTTTTGTATAATGTTGTCATGTCCCCTAAAGTGTGTTCCAGCCTTATGCTTGCTTCGTACTTGGTGTCATTTCTAGATACTGCAGCTCACACTGGATGCATGCTGAGACTGGACTTCTGCGATGCAAACACCATCAACCATTATTTGTGTGacatcctccctctgctccagctctcCTGCACGAGCACTTATATCAATGAGCTGGTCGTTTTCATTGTGGAGGGCATCAATGTGATTGTGCCCACTGTGACCATCTTTGTCTCTTATGGTTTCATAGTCTCCAGCATCCTGCGCATCAACTCCGCTGAGGGCAGGTCCAAAGCCTTCAGCACCTGCAGTTCCCACATAGTTGCTGTTTCTCTCTACTTCGGATCAGGTGCATTTATGTATCTTAAACCATCTTCTGCTGGGTCTATGAATGAGGGGAAAATCTCTTCTGTCTTTTATACCAATGTGGTTCCCATGATGAATCCTTTCATTTACAGCTTGAGAAACAAGGACATTAAACTTGCTGTGAGAAAAACTTTGAGTAAGAGACAGTTTTGA
- the LOC117797670 gene encoding olfactory receptor 145-like yields the protein MTPLNASFVTEFILVGLTDLPDLQLPLFCLFLVMYMVTVLGNLCFITLIGLNSHLHTPMYYFLFNLSFIDLCYSSVFTPKMLINFTSTKVCSSLMLGTYLKAFLDAMAHTGCMLMTSMAYDRYVAICNPLLYNVVMSPKVCSSLMLGTYLKAFLDAMAHTGCMLRLTFCDANTINHYLCDILPLLQLSCTSTFVNELVVFIVLSINVIVPTVTIFVSYGFILSSILRISSTEGRSKAFSTCSSHIVAVSFFFGSGAFMYLKPSSAGSMNEGKISSVFYTIAVPMMNPFIYSLRNKDIKLAVRKTLSRIFSY from the exons ATGACTCCTCTAAATGCTTCCTTTGTTACTGAATTCATTCTTGTGGGGCTAACAGACCTACCAGATCTACAGCTGCCCCTGTTCTGCCTCTTTCTAGTCATGTATATGGTCACCGTGTTGGGAAATTTGTGCTTCATAACTCTAATTGGGCTGAATtcacacctccacacccccatgtactatTTCCTCTTCAATTTGTCCTTCATAGATCTCTGTTATTCTTCTGTGTTTACACCCAAAATGCTGATTAACTTCACATCAACTAAAGTGTGTTCCAGCCTTATGCTTGGTACATACTTGAAGGCGTTTTTGGATGCCATGGCTCACACTGGATGCATGCTGATGACATCAATGGCCTATGATCGCTATGTAGCCATCTGTAACCCACTTTTGTATAATGTTGTCATGTCCCCTAAAGTGTGTTCCAGCCTTATGCTTGGTACATACTTGAAGGCGTTTTTGGATGCCATGGCTCACACTGGATGCATGCTGAGACTGACCTTCTGTGATGCAAACACCATCAACCATTATTTGTGTGacatcctccctctgctccagctctcCTGCACCAGCACCTTTGTGAATGAACTGGTGGTTTTCATTGTGTTGAGCATCAATGTGATTGTGCCCACTGTGACCATCTTTGTCTCCTATGGTTTCATCCTCTCCAGCATCCTGCGCATCAGCTCCACTGAGGGCAGGTCCAAAGCCTTCAGCACCTGCAGTTCCCACATAgttgctgtttctttcttctttggatcAGGTGCATTTATGTATCTTAAACCATCTTCTGCTGGGTCTATGAATGAGGGGAAAATCTCTTCTGTCTTTTATACCATTGCAGTTCCCATGATGAACCCTTTCATTTACAGCTTGAGAAACAAGGACATTAAACTTGCCGTGAGAAAAACTCTGAGTAGGA ttttcagctac